The DNA region TTTCCTGATCATGGCGGCGGTGGTCTACTTAATAGCCTCCTCCACGCAGGCGAGCGCGGAGTATTTTTTAACCGTGGATGAGCTGAAGGAAAAAGGCGACGATGCCTACGATAAGAGTTTGCGTCTTTCAGGAGCCGTACTTGGCGATACGATCCAATATGATCCGCAGACCCTGACGCTGACGTTCGAGATCGCGCATGTGACCGGCGATAACAAGGAGATCGAGCAGCAGGGCGGTCTGGCGGAAG from Anaerolineales bacterium includes:
- a CDS encoding cytochrome c maturation protein CcmE: MKMNKFLVGFFLIMAAVVYLIASSTQASAEYFLTVDELKEKGDDAYDKSLRLSGAVLGDTIQYDPQTLTLTFEIAHVTGDNKEIEQQGGLAEVLYQAVNDPTRQRVTVVYIGPKPDLLRNEAQAIMTGKLGEDGIFYAEELLLKCPTRYEEAVPDQADS